AATGGGGTGGAATAGGTGCTCATTTTCAATGTATTGTTTACACACAGATTTTGATATCATAGATGAAATTGAGTAATGAAAACTTTAAGATTTTGAGAATCATGCAGTATCTTGTTTGGTTACATGTTTTGCATTGTATGACTAGAACTTGAGTTGGAGCGAGcatattttcttctttgtcttATTTATTGTTGGTTAGTATTCAGCTTATTGCTGTTTTTTGAATTGATGGAATCTGATTCACATGTTTAGAAAGATGAAGATACTGGAGAGCTCTAGGTTCATAGTGGACATTCTAGATTTATgttttcaccaaattttgattgGATTTTGGACTAATGTACCAAAACCATAATCTGGATACCTTGATATGTATCTTTCATCCAATTATGTGGCTGGGTGTTGTCACAGCTGAGCAGTTAGGTTAGGGTGGTGATTTAGTGGGGGAGGGTGTTTGATTGTATTCTAGTAGGAACATATGCACATGCATGTAAATGAATGCTTCAGCGTGATCTCCTGGATTGGCTGGAACAGTTGTGGTTTGGTATATACAGAAAAAAGTTCCTATAGAGTGCCTGGAATAGTGTGATTTTGGATATCCCAACTAGCATTAAATGCCTCTGGGTTATAAAAGCATAGTTCACTGGTTCCTATAGACAggttatattttctttcttcattctatttttcaaaatgaaacagTAATGAATTGAAACTATACAAGGCTTACCTGATCTGCAAGTATTTTATTACTGATTGGGATGTTGCTGGCGAACCACATTGTGGAGGTTCATTGAAAAGCATCAGCAAGCAGCACTGCTGGTTAGGTATCGGAAGGTATAAGATCACGAGTGATGATTCCTTGCCCAAACTGTTAGATGAATGAAGTACATGCATCCTCATCTTGTCTGCCTCATTGTGATTATCTGATTTTGAATACTCTGCACTCTCTGGCTCTTCAATCTCAGGTATGTAATATTACATTGTCAACTTTTATAATGTGTCTTATGAAGATTAcagtaacttttcttttctttttctcagcgTTTGCTGGGGAAGGAAAAGGGGGAGGGGTTGTTAATGGTGGAGAACATTAATGTTTCTTTTTTGGCCAGTGGGAAAGAATACTAATGTTTAAGAGTAATTATTGTGAGCTTTTCTGGCATGAAGATGGTCCAACACTCCAACTTCATAATTTTGTGTCAAGCCATGCATTTGTTTTTCACCTGGCAATAATACTATGAAATTGTTTTTGCTGTGATCTTATGTCTGTGGTGAGATATAGGTCTTGGTGTAGTTAGTGTTAAACATTTAATCTGGAGCTCAAACTTTGGAGCCAGAGAATATCCAGACATGTGAGTCACACTCAGTCACCACAATCTCTACTCACACATCTGAGCTGTTGAACCAATGCTTTGAGCTCTAGATTTGACCGTTTGCTTGTTGTAATTCACTGTGGTTCGACCATTAGTATCTGGGATTGCATGTAATAAGTTTTTCTTTCTGGTGTAAACCCACTTTGAGCTCAGGATCTATCACGCTTTCACAGTCTCACCCCTATCCTAATAGCACTTGAATGAGAGTTCTTGTGTTAGAGTTGATGGATGAGTAGAGGAACTTGGTGCTCCCCTAAATTATGTGGTTAATTTCCCTAAATTATTGTAGTTATTGAAGCATCTAACAAGGATTAAATTATTATTTAGTTGGACAATAATGGATTAGTCAAGTGAATTTGGTTGTTGGGTCACTATTGTAGCACATCTGCGTCATTGTTGTATACTTGTATTGTTGTGCTTGGCTAATTATCGGTCAATGCCAACTACTATGAGGCTGAGATGTTACCCAATTTTTTACCAAACCTTTACCTAAACTAAACCCGCCTCTATGATTATATATCATACTTAATCTTTGCTTCATCTCTCACTTCTTTCCCTTTTCCTTTTGTTGGTGTCATGATAAGGAAGTGCAGACTGAGAATGATTTGCAATGCTTTACTTACCTTAGAAGCCAAGCCACATTTATAGCCCTTCCCCATTCTCATGTATCATTATCACTCACTTTTCACTACCCACttcttaggaaaaaaaaaaaagagtttttttttggaCCAAACATGGTAGTTGGATAGATGAATGTCCAAACACAAAAGAGCCTGAGATCGATGCaacttgtatatatattctcatctgGTTTTATTCCAAGCGAAATTTTACCAACAATCTGCTTTCAATCTTCCTCTCAGATTTCATCAATTTCCTCATATGTTCGAAACAATTCATTTATGCATATAACCTTCAAATTTGATCATGAGATTTTTCGAATGAGAGAAACGTGCAAGcattttcggaatttgattaTGATATAAAAGAACCTTCAaaaattggaagaaaaaaaaaatttcttagcAAAGTTATGTGAGATATAACCAGTAAAATATGTGTAATTATTTAGGTCGTGATGTATTTAAATCGGGGtagaatatgtgtaatgattaGGTCGTGACGTTTTTGAATCGGGTTAGAAACGATCCGTTCCAAAGATAATCATAGGGTCGCGAATCTGAAAATTTCTACTCAAGCATTGTATCACCTTGAGATTCTTATTCTTCAAAGACAAATTATACAATAActtaaattacaaggaaaaaaaaaaggaagttttTCTCAAGAGGGTAATGATcgtcttggtcttcctcaaaaACCCAGCTAAAGTTTCACGCCTGCCACCAACATTAGTTTAAATGTTTAATCAACTTTTATCAAAGACCCTCTAAAGTTTTCCATATAATAATCTCCTTCCCAAATAGTTGTTCCATTCATAATGATTCATTCCACACATATAAGACCATGAAGCTCTTTTGAGCTTCATAAACCCCATACAAAATTCTATTTCTACATGCACAAAATGAAGTCACCCccattctcttcctcttcttccttctccgttTTGCGTAAAGCTCGCCTCTCTCCCTACCTCTTCACCCTCCTCGCCTTCATTCTCTTCGTCGCCGTCCTCTACGGCGAGGACCTCATGTGCATTTTCAGCCAGCAACTCGAACCCCCCGCCGCCGCCTTCTCCGACCATCTCGTCGTCAAACCCGGTGAGTCAACTCACCGAGTTCCGCTGAAGATTTTCCGACCCCAGAAACAGCGGTTTCAGTGGTTCAACTGACTtgggttgttttgttttgtgggcCTAGGGAAGATCAAGAGGCAGAAGCTGCCGTTCTCCATCGGCAAGACTGATCCGGAGTGCGACATCTTCACCGGAAGATGGGTTTGGGACGAGTCGAATCGGCCCCTTTACGAGGAATCGGAGTGTCCGTACATCCAGCCACAGCTGACTTGCCAGGAACACGGACGGCCGGATAAGGACTACCAGAAATGGCGGTGGCAGCCGGACGGCTGTGATCTTCCCAGGTCAGTAGTAAAAGCATTTTCTAGATCCCAGAGATTAGCCAAATCCAAACGCGTTTAATGTAGAAACGCATTTTTAAGAAAGTTGGACTCGGACTTTCCTGTTGTTTCTTCACACCGACAAAACCAAAGACTTAGAGATTTGTTGGGTTCCTGTGTTAGCGTCTTCCTTGGTTCGTTAAACGACAGCGTTTTGGCTTTGTCGTTATCTTGCCAGAGCGGTTTTTCCAACCCGGACCGGCTGGGAGGCCGGCCGGCCGGCCTGCAAGTCGTGGGTAGGGGGACACGTGTCCTGTTTGCACGATCTCTGCTAGTACAGGTCAAATATGTTTTATGTTCTGGAAGAGAGTTGATGATCCTATTTTACATCTGTCCTTGTGCGGGACAAATTATAAAAGAGCCCCTTCAATATTTGATTTTATGTTTTGTGCCCATAATTTTTGGGATTTTTGAATGGGTAACTACATGTGCATTTTGGCATTAGGGATTTTGGTATAACATATGGGGTCCTTGACATACATGATGTTAACTATATACAAGTAGTTACGTATGTATATAATTCGGACATTTTAATTTGAAACTATGTGTAATTGTCTGTGTATATACGCTCATGTTCTGATTACAAATTTCGTGTTTTTCCACTCTTTAGAAGGTTTATGAAAAACACATGGgattatttttggaaattttttttattatctagTAGTAATGTAGTATAATACAAGTGTTATGTGCAAATTTACTATCTAGGATGTTTGATTCTTATGTTCAAATAACTCTTCATATGTTAAAAGCTTGTACCAAATTTTACAGCTTCAATGCTACTTTAATGCTGGAGACTCTAAGAGGGAAGCGGATGATGTTTGTGGGAGATTCTCTGAACAGGGGTCAGTATGTTTCTATGATTTGTCTTCTCCACTCCCTCATTCCCGATGAAGCCAAATCCATGGAAACCTTCGACTCAGATTCACGAACTGTTTTCACAGCCAAGGTGACATTTCACTGGATTTTTATTTTCTGCTTACTAATATGTACATTCACATCGATCTTACTTGATTGATTTTTCATCACAAACTTCAGGATTACAATGCTACAATTGAGTTCTATTGGGCGCCATTTCTTCTTGAGTCGAACTCGGATAATGCTGTCAACCATAGGATATCGGATAGGCTTGTCAGGAAAGGGTCCATGAATTACCATGGCAAACACTGGAAGGGGGTTGATGTATTGGTGTTCAATACCTATCTGTGGTGGATGACCGGCCAGAAATTTAAGATCTTGTATATTCTTTACTCCTTCCTatcaaattattaaaaaataataatattaaggAAATTCGTAAACTATCTCTATAATCAACAAATATCTAATAGCTTGAGTTTTATTTTTCCAGGCAAGGGTCTTTTGAAGATGAGGTGAAAGATATTGTGGAGGTGCCAACCGCGGAGGCTTATCGTATGGCAATGAAAAGTATGCTAAGATGGGTGCGGAGGAACATGGACCGCAATAAGACAAGGGTCTTTTTCACTAGCATGTCACCTTCCCATGGAAAGTGAGTCAAATTACCATGATTTTTTTAACCTCTATTTATTCTCATTCTTGCAAGTGCATACACATAGTTTGCCAAGTTGTGGTGATCACTTGGTAAATTCAATGTAAAGTAAATTTTCTTAGAACGGAAAGTTTTAGTTGAAGTTTGTACAAAGGTGGAGGCCTAATATTTGAAGTGCTTTGGCAGGAGTATTGACTGGGGAGGTGAACCAAACAGGAACTGTTACAATCAAACTAGTTTGATCGAAGATCCGAACTATTGGGGTTCAGATTCCCGGAAAAATATAATGGAGGTAATAGGAGAAGAATTCAGGAAGTCAAAGGTGCCCATTTCATTCCTCAACATCACCCAGCTCTCAAGTTATCGCAAAGATGCACACACGTCAATCTACAAGAAGCAGTGGAGTCCATTGACTCCAGAGCAATTAGCAAACCCTGTTAGCTATGCAGATTGTGTTCATTGGTGTTTGCCTGGTCTGCAGGATACTTGGAATGAGCTTCTCTTTGCCAAAATGTTCTATCCTTGATCCttgtaaaagaaaagaaaggagaaaaaagaaaaaggaaacatTGCAATAGAATGGTTAAAATTAACCATAAAACATGTGATTGGGAAGACAAAGAGAAGCTGTGTAAATTTGATAGTGATTTTCATGGGAAAAAAAAGGTGGGGAATGGCCATAGGAGGAAACTGATTGATGTATTTTGACGATCGTAtatgaaatgaaattttttgcTAAATGTGATCAAGGCCTTTGAAGTTCTTTTGTGATTCTTGTGAAGATGCCTCCGAACTTTGCACACAATCATCCATCAGACAGTACCCTCataagaattttcttttctgtttcaaCCTAATCAGGTAGTTTATTTAGTGATTGCACAAATAGAAAGTTTGGTACTAATTTGACTAGAAATTTTCCTAAATGAAAATCGAACAAACATCAAGATCAAAGTCGAATATTAATTCAACATTTCAACATCTATGAAACTTGAAAAGTATCGGGTCGGTTGTCCTCTCCACATCCAATTACAAATCAAGTCCTTCAAATTCAGTCGTAAATTCACCGGAAAACAACATTTCAGTCATAAACCTTAAACCCCAGGATAACCTCTTCCCAGTCGTTACATTTCATGCAAAATATGAAGCCGCCACCACTAttgtcttcttctcctcctctttcACTGTTCACCTTTCTCACTCTCATTCTCTTCTTGTTCTTGGCCATACCGTCAGGACCTTATGTACAACTTCACCCCACAGCTCCAACTCGCCCCAGCAGCTTCGACCTCCGTGGACTCATCAGCACAACGTACTGGTGATCAGTACTACTCAAAGTCTCAAACCAAATCACTCCACCtagtcaaattttttttctttcatgaaAGTGACATACAAACGAGAATTGTTTTACGTTAAACTGAGTTGggttttttgtgtgttttgtggttagataGGATCAGGAGGGAGAAGCCCCCATTGGCTAAGACTAGGGAGGAAGAAGGGTGTGACATTTCCAAAGGTTTGGGACGAGTTGACTCGGCTGCATTACCAAGAATCGGAGTGTCCGTACATTCAGCCACAGTTGACTTGCCGAGAACATGGACGGCCGGACAAGGACTACCAGAAATGGAGATAGCAGCCTTACGGCTGTGATCTTCCCAGATCAGTTTACCATCCATGCAAGACGCCTTATTCTGTAGTTTCATTCATATAACTCTGTCtaatttatttcaaaaaaaaaattccacacACACCCACTATGTCAGAATGTCTAATTCCATTTGGGCCGACGAAGTTTGGCCCAAGAATTTAAACTCAATCCAAACAAGAATCCTTACTCTTCAAAATGATTGGGCCGGTTTTTTAGTTTCGTCTGTGTGGGTAGCTTATGGTACAAGACAGTTTCAATAAAAATGGGCCTTGGAATAGCAAATGTGTGTTTGTGCTAACATGCTAATTCTTATGAACACATATTTTAAGATCGGCCGCAACTTAGGCTTCTTAAACATAGAACATAGCTATTAGAAGGTGTTAAAGTTTGGGGAACTGAAAGATTTTGAAGGGTTTTTTGGTTCtattttactgttttttttataaaaaaaaaaaaggatttgatgctattagatatcaaagccataaaaACAGGTCAGAGTCTAacataacttacataagaaaaccGGGACAAAACCggataacctatctaagccactctaaactcattaaaatctAAAAGGACGCTCGCTGAACAGCAAGCCTAAACTAAGCAAGAGTAGTCTCGCTCTCTAAAGAAGAAATATCCATCTAGTCTAATCtaccaatcacgcaattgtggtacaaatatcaactaaAAGCATCTTAGAAAAGCCTATAGAAATTACCCATATTTCAAAAGGCTTGAGTCCAGAATGTCTAAACTCCGAGATAGCTTAAGAAAGCGCTAGTCCCTTCCCCTTGGGGTTGGAACTGACGCCATCCTCAGCTTCCTCAGTAGCCAACAACCTCGGAAATAGGTTGCTCCTTAGGCTATTCTTGAAGGTCTGCAACCCTTCTCTAAAGGTGAGCCCCTCACAAACAGGCCCAGTCATCAGTAATGGCCCATTGAAAGCAGTCCCAAGAAATTCCGGCCCAGAAGCCCAAAGCAGCCCGGTCAAAGTCAACCCTAGTTCAAAACTAGGGTTTGCCGCCGGTTTTTTCAGATCTTCCCTGCAGCGTGCCACCGCAGTCACCAGCGCTGCCAGACCAATCCCAGCCAACCTGCGCCTCGATCCAGCCACCGCTGACGCCATCTTGGCCTTTCTACCGTCGTCACAGATCGTTGGAAATCTGTAGCACCACAGCCCGACTCGAGTGCGTCCGGGCTCGACTCCACCACCGGCTTCTCCATTCACCTCGACCTGACCCCCGATATGGTCAAACGAAGCCGACTCACGACGCAGAGCCCAAGCGCAGTGAAAGCTGCAACCCTGCAACCGCCGACGACATGATTTGCCCTCCCACATCGAGAAACACCACCCTCAACCGAGAATCTCCTCAGCCGGAGTCtttgagaaacttgactgcGATCCCAGTGCCGGTGCAGAAGTGACCACTGTCTCTCCACACACGGGCCGCCGTCATCTTGCTCCTGCATGGTCTGGAGAGCACGAGACTCCCCGCCGTCATCACGAAATTGAAATTTCGCCCTACCGGGTCGCTCCACAAATTTCGGAGGCCCTCTCTCCATTTTTTTGTAATGATTTATTTTACTGTTTCTTATTGTTACATAAAAAGATATATAAGGATTAGATAAAAATGTTATTGGTTGTAGACAAattaacttaattaaacatAATAA
This portion of the Rosa chinensis cultivar Old Blush chromosome 1, RchiOBHm-V2, whole genome shotgun sequence genome encodes:
- the LOC112187740 gene encoding protein trichome birefringence-like 33, which produces MHKMKSPPFSSSSSFSVLRKARLSPYLFTLLAFILFVAVLYGEDLMCIFSQQLEPPAAAFSDHLVVKPGKIKRQKLPFSIGKTDPECDIFTGRWVWDESNRPLYEESECPYIQPQLTCQEHGRPDKDYQKWRWQPDGCDLPSFNATLMLETLRGKRMMFVGDSLNRGQYVSMICLLHSLIPDEAKSMETFDSDSRTVFTAKDYNATIEFYWAPFLLESNSDNAVNHRISDRLVRKGSMNYHGKHWKGVDVLVFNTYLWWMTGQKFKILQGSFEDEVKDIVEVPTAEAYRMAMKSMLRWVRRNMDRNKTRVFFTSMSPSHGKSIDWGGEPNRNCYNQTSLIEDPNYWGSDSRKNIMEVIGEEFRKSKVPISFLNITQLSSYRKDAHTSIYKKQWSPLTPEQLANPVSYADCVHWCLPGLQDTWNELLFAKMFYP